The following proteins are co-located in the Tiliqua scincoides isolate rTilSci1 chromosome 8, rTilSci1.hap2, whole genome shotgun sequence genome:
- the SCARF1 gene encoding scavenger receptor class F member 1 produces the protein MWELLPLLLFCLQVQGPGMGSCTSELDPNGRHVCQSSSHPQVLTCCQGWKQKGRECTTALCQGADACQKDEVCVRPGVCRCKPGFFGANCNTRCPDQYWGPDCKESCRCYPHGKCDPVSGECTCHPNRWGPLCQSACQCGLRGRCDPLTGACHCEPGWWAPDCKKQCQCNLSGSRCDPATGRCFCHGGWWGKRCTFHCTCSGSPCAQETGRCECKAGMWGAFCQNPCHCLYGTCSPQDGQCTCEAGYRGQSCTDTCPAGTYGLQCRYRCGHCKHQQACFPVDGSCLACEPGWNGTHCNQSCPLGLHGENCTQPCPRCLQGETCHPETGKCRNCEPGLTGDRCEMPCPPGLFGNGCRFSCPDCINGSCDPVSGECVCQAGYWGISCNKTCPEGFHGPNCSEPCQCQGDLCHPLTGDCQLRGKNQEALIAGILTPLLFLLLCVCCCCFCCCGSAPMDPGDRAAVADGNPVSRMKHHVLGALANLSSTLPCFSLGGYKLPRVTVSHHDAEIPFNPSFIEPPSAAWPLDSSFSSSFDTDNEDDQPEGPVYQLPAGEAPDADLQPGFLPEASALNLEPFAIPRTSSIAKAKRPSVSFAEGTRFEGQTQGSTETLNPLRKSKTSWGLARVASPPQPTTSPEQETPQDNSPGNIYENVEAGPREEETHRSFLRSTPGGRRKRLSSSRNVAQRVEALEAASKAQDKEPAVTTIYMMVGKAAGRSEGPVQAILQQLGSLQRVKQPPRKEPRLRRSLEGLQKPLWRTQDLEKNTRTLLTQDKTDLESTVHDPELSTTKAEAQGLLGGLPAPSLEEAGECKSLELTQSHNQPERAVGEGALEEKTQEGEPKYENVSGLVQYPLATT, from the exons ATGTGGGagctgctgcccctgctgcttttCTGCCTGCAGGTCCAGGGGCCTGGGATGGGGAGCTGCACTTCTGAGCTGGACCCCAATGGGAGGCACGTCTGCCAGTCGAGCAG CCATCCCCAAGTCCTTACCTGCTGCCAAGGCTGGAAGCAAAAAGGCCGGGAGTGCACCACTG CACTGTGCCAGGGCGCGGATGCCTGCCAAAAGGACGAGGTGTGTGTGCGACCCGGTGTTTGTCGCTGCAAGCCGGGCTTCTTTGGGGCCAACTGTAACACTC GGTGTCCTGACCAGTACTGGGGCCCAGACTGCAAAGAGAGCTGCCGTTGCTACCCCCATGGGAAGTGTGACCCAGTCAGTGGAGAATGCACCTGCCACCCCAACCGATGGGGGCCGCTCTGCCAGTCTGCATGCCAGTGTGGCCTGCGAGGCCGCTGTGACCCCCTCACTGGGGCCTGCCATTGTGAGCCCGGCTGGTGGGCACCAGACTGCAAGAAGCAGTGCCAGTGCAATCTGTCTGGTTCCCGCTGCGATCCGGCTACAGGTCGCTGCTTCTGCCACGGAGGCTGGTGGGGCAAAAGGTGTACCTTCCATTGCACCTGCAGCGGCTCACCCTGTGCCCAGGAGACTGGCCGATGTGAGTGCAAGGCTGGGATGTGGGGTGCCTTCTGCCAGAACCCCTGCCATTGCCTGTATGGAACCTGCAGCCCCCAGGATGGGCAATGCACTTGTGAAGCTGGCTACCGAGGCCAGAGCTGCACAGACACCTGCCCGGCTGGGACCTATGGACTTCAGTGCAGATACAG GTGTGGCCACTGCAAGCACCAACAGGCCTGCTTTCCTGTGGACGGCTCTTGCCTTGCCTGTGAACCTGGCTGGAATGGGACCCACTGCAATCAGTCATGCCCTCTGGGACTCCATGGGGAGAACTGTACCCAGCCTTGTCCCCGCTGCCTCCAAGGGGAGACTTGTCACCCGGAGACTGGAAAATGCCGGAACTGTGAACCAGGCCTCACTGGTGACAG gtGTGAGATGCCCTGCCCACCTGGCCTCTTTGGCAATGGCTGCCGATTCTCCTGCCCGGACTGCATCAATGGGAGCTGTGACCCAGTGTCTGGGGAATGTGTGTGCCAGGCTGGGTACTGGGGCATCAG CTGCAACAAGACCTGCCCTGAAGGATTTCACGGCCCGAACTGCTctgagccctgccagtgccaggggGACCTGTGCCACCCTCTCACTGGGGACTGTCAGCTCC GAGGTAAGAACCAGGAAGCCCTCATAGCAGGAATCCTGACCCCTTTGCTTTTCCTGCTGCTTTGtgtttgctgttgctgcttctgctgctgcggATCAGCCCCAATGGACCCTGGAGACAG GGCAGCAGTTGCTGATGGGAATCCAGTCTCTCGAATGAAGCACCACGTGCTAGGGGCATTAGCCAACCTCAGCTCCACATTACCCTGCTTCTCCTTGGGGGGCTACAAGCTTCCACGTGTGACAG tctcccaccATGATGCAGAGATCCCCTTCAACCCCAGTTTCATAGAGCCGCCTTCAGCTGCCTGGCCCCTGGAcagctccttctcttcctccttcgaCACTGACAATGAAGATGACCAGCCAGAGGGCCCAGTCTACCAGCTCCCTGCTGGAGAAG CCCCAGATGCAGACCTCCAGCctggtttcctcccagaggcctcagCCTTGAATTTGGAGCCCTTTGCCATCCCTCGCACATCCAGCATTGCCAAAGCCAAGCGCCCTTCAGTGTCCTTCGCAGAAGGGACCCGGTTTGAGGGCCAAACCCAAGGCTCCACAGAGACCCTCAACCCCCTACGGAAATCCAAGACTTCTTGGGGCTTGGCCCGAGTTGCCTCTCCTCCGCAACCTACTACAAGTCCTGAACAGGAGACACCCCAGGACAATTCACCAGGAAACATTTACGAGAATGTGGAGGCTGGTCCCAGGGAAGAGGAGACCCACAGATCTTTCCTGCGGAGCACCCCTGGAGGCCGCCGGAAGCGGCTCTCTAGCTCCCGGAATGTGGCCCAGAGAGTGGAGGCTCTGGAGGCAGCCTCAAAGGCTCAAGACAAAGAGCCTGCTGTTACCACAATCTACATGATGGTGGGCAAAGCGGCAGGAAGGAGTGAGGGGCCCGTGCAGGCCATCCTGCAACAGCTGGGCAGCCTGCAGAGGGTTAAACAGCCACCCAGGAAGGAGCCCCGGCTAAGAAGAAGTCTTGAGGGCCTCCAGAAGCCGCTGTGGAGGACACAGGACTTGGAGAAGAACACCAGGACGCTGCTGACCCAAGACAAGACTGACCTAGAGAGCACTGTGCATGACCCTGAACTCAGTACCACAAAGGCCGAGGCCCAGGGCCTTCTGGGAGGACTGCCAGCTCCCTCCTTGGAGGAGGCTGGAGAGTGCAAGAGCCTTGAGCTAACCCAAAGTCACAACCAGCCAGAGCGGGCGGTTGGAGAGGGTGCCTTAGAGGAGAAGACACAGGAAGGGGAGCCAAAGTATGAAAATGTCTCTGGGCTGGTCCAGTATCCCCTAGCCACCACATAA